From Cricetulus griseus strain 17A/GY chromosome 1 unlocalized genomic scaffold, alternate assembly CriGri-PICRH-1.0 chr1_0, whole genome shotgun sequence, a single genomic window includes:
- the Washc4 gene encoding WASH complex subunit 4 isoform X3, which translates to MYEHLGELLTVLLTLDEIIDNHVTLKDHWTMYKRLLKSVHHNPSKFGIQEEKLKPFEKFLLKLEGQLFDGMIFQACIEQQFDSLNGGISVSKNSTFAEEFAHSIRSIFANVEAKLGEPSEIDQRDKYVGICGLFVLHFQIFRTVDKKFYKSLLDICKKVPAITLTANIIWFPDNFLIHKMPAAAKLVDRKSLQAIKIHRDTFLQQKAQSLTKDVQSYYVFVSSWMMKMESMLSKEQRMDKFAEDLTNRCNVFIQGFLYAYSISTIIKTTMNLYMSMQKPMTKTSVKALCRLIELLKAIEHMFYRRSMVVADSVSHITQHLQHQALNSISVAKKRVISDKKYSEQRLDVLSALVLAENTLNGPSTKQRRLIVSLALSVGTQMKTFKDEELFPLQVVMKKLDLISELRERVQTQCDCCFLYWHRAVFPIYLDDVYENAVDAARLHYMFSALRDCVPAMMHSRHLESYELLLDCYDKEIMEILNEHLLDKLCKEIEKDLRLSVHTHLKLDDRNPFRVGRKDLALFFSLNPIRFFSRFIDIRAYVTHYLDKTFYNLTTVALHDWATYSEMRNLATQRYGLVMTEAHLPSQTLEQGLDVLEIMRNIHIFVSRYLYNLNNQIFIERTSNNKHLNTINIRHIANSIRTHGTGIMNTTVNFTYQFLKKKFYIFSQFMYDEHIKSRLIKDIRFFREIKDQNDHKYPFDRAEKFNRGIRKLGITPEGQSYLDQFRQLISQIGNAMGYIRMIRSGGLHCSSNAIRFVPDLEDIVSFEELVKEEGLAEETLRAARHLDSVLSDHTRNSAEGTEYFKMLVDVFAPEFRRPKNIHLRNFYIIVPPLTLNFVEHSISCKEKLNKKNKIGAAFTDDGFAMGVAYTLKLLDQYQEFDSLHWFQSVREKYIKEIRAVAKQQNVQSTSQDEKLLQTMNLTQKRLEVYLQEFELLYFSLSSARIFFRADKTAAEENQEKKEKEEETKTSSGDVPEGSVSTDPVVK; encoded by the exons ATGTATGAGCACTTGGGAGAACTGCTAACAGTTTTACTTACCCTGGATGAAATTATTGATAATCATGTCACACTGAAAGACCACTGGACTATGTACAAAAG GTTGCTGAAGTCTGTCCATCACAACCCTTCAAAATTTGGGATTCAGGAAGAAAAATTGAAGCCATTTGAAAAGTTCTTGCTGAAGCTGGAAGGGCAGTTATTTGATGGAATGATATTCCAG GCCTGTATTGAACAGCAGTTTGATTCTCTCAATGGAGGAATATCTGTGTCGAAAAATAGTACTTTTGCAGAAGAATTTGCACATAGTATTCGCTCAATTTTTGCAAACGTGGAAGCCAAACTTG GTGAACCTTCTGAAATTGACCAGAGAGACAAGTATGTTGGAATTTGTGGGCTCTTTGTACTGCACTTTCAGATTTTTCGAACTGTTGATAAAAAGTTTTATAAGTCTTTATTGGACATTTGTAAGAAG GTGCCAGCCATCACTTTAACTGCCAATATTATTTGGTTTCCTGATAATTTTCTGATTCATAAAATGCCAGCAGCTGCCAAACTTGTAGACAGAAAAAGTCTTCAAGCCATTAAAATACATAGAGATACTTTCCTGCAGCAGAAAGCCCAGTCACTTACCAA AGATGTGCAGTCTTACTACGTCTTTGTGAGCTCATGGATGATGAAAATGGAGTCTATGTTGTCTAAAGAGCAAAGGATGGATAAATTTGCTGAAGACCTCACCAATAGATGTAATGTTTTTATACAG ggCTTCTTATATGCATATAGTATTAGTACCATTATTAAAACCACAATGAATCTCTACATGTCCATGCAGAAGCCTATGACCAAAACCTCAGTGAAGGCATTATGCAGGCTCATTGAACTTCTCAAG gcgATAGAGCATATGTTCTACAGGAGAAGCATGGTTGTAGCGGATTCAGTGTCACATATAACACAGCACCTTCAGCATCAGGCTCTTAATTCTATTTCTGTAGCCAAG AAAAGAGTAATTTCAGACAAAAAATACAGTGAACAGCGTCTTGATGTGCTTTCTGCTCTCGTTTTGGCTGAAAATACCCTAAATGGACCAAGCACAAAGCAACGACGACTTATTGTTTCTTTGGCGTTAAGTGTTGGCACACAAATG AAAACCTTTAAAGATGAGGAGCTCTTTCCCCTTCAAGTAGTCATGAAGAAGCTGGATCTCATCAGTGAACTTAGAGAACG AGTCCAAACACAGTGTGACTGTTGTTTTTTATACTGGCATCGAGCTGTCTTCCCAATTTACTTAGATGATGTATATGAAAATGCTGTTGATGCAGCTAGATTACAT TACATGTTCAGTGCTTTACGAGACTGTGTGCCTGCCATGATGCATTCAAGGCATTTAGAGTCCTATGAGCTACTTCTGGATTGCTATGACAAGGAAATTATGGAAATTTTAAATGAG CATTTGCTGGACAAGCTGTGCAAGGAAATTGAGAAAGACTTGCGGCTCTCTGTGCATACTCACTTGAAGCTGGATGACCGGAACCCCTTCCGAGTCGGCAGGAAAGACTTggctctgtttttctctctgaacCCGATTAGGTTTTTCAGTCGTTTCATTGACATTAGAG ctTATGTAACTCACTATCTAGACAAGACCTTCTACAATCTCACAACCGTAGCTCTTCACGATTGGGCTACTTACAGCGAAATGAGAAATTTGGCTACTCAACGCTATGGGTTGGTCATGACAGAGGCACATCTTCCTAGCCAGACTCTGGagcag GGACTTGATGTTCTGGAGATAATGAGAAACATTCACATATTTGTCTCTCGATACCTCTATAATCTCAATAATCAG ATTTTTATTGAACGGACAAGCAATAATAAACATTTGAATACTATTAATATTCGACACATTGCTAATTCAATTCGAACACATGGGACAGGGATCATGAATACAACA gttaATTTTACCTACcagtttttgaaaaagaagttcTATATATTTAGTCAATTTATGTATGATGAACATATCAAATCCAGATTGATTAAAGATATTCGGTTTTTCAGGGAGATCAAGGACCAAAATGATCACAAG TATCCTTTTGACAGAGCAGAAAAATTCAATCGTGGCATAAGAAAACTCGGAATCACACCAGAGGGACAGAGCTACCTTGACCAGTTCAGGCAGCTCATCAGCCAGATTG GTAATGCTATGGGCTATATAAGAATGATAAGATCTGGTGGTCTTCATTGTAGCAGCAATGCCATTAG ATTCGTGCCTGATCTTGAAGACATTGTGAGTTTTGAAGAGCTAGTAAAGGAAGAAGGGCTTGCAGAAGAAACACTCAGAGCAGCCAG gcaTTTGGACTCGGTCCTCAGTGATCATACCCGAAATTCTGCTGAAGGCACAGAATATTTCAAAATGCTTGTAGATGTTTTTGCTCCAGAATTTCGAAGGCCAAAGAATATACATCTCCGAAATTTCTATATCATTGTCCCTCCTCTA ACTCTTAACTTTGTAGAACATTCTATAAGCTGCAAAGAGAAattgaataagaaaaataaaataggagcTGCATTTACTGATGATGGTTTCGCCATGG GTGTGGCTTATACCTTAAAGCTTTTGGATCAGTACCAGGAGTTCGATTCACTTCATTGGTTCCAGTCTGttagagaaaaatacataaaGGAGATAAGAGCCGTTGCTAAGCAACAGAATGTACAGTCAACTAGTCAAGATGAAAAACTGCTACAAACCATGAACCTCACTCAGAAGAGATTGGAGGTCTATCTACAG GAATTTGAACTGCTTTATTTCTCACTGAGCAGTGCAAGAATTTTCTTCAGAGCAGACAAGACTGCGGCTGAAGagaaccaagaaaagaaagagaaggaag